In Candidatus Babeliales bacterium, the DNA window GCTCAAGTAGAACTTGCGCTAGAAAATGATTTACCAATCATCATCCATACACGCGATGCAAAAGATGAAACTTTAGATGCACTTTCTGAATTTTCTAAAGACAACATAAAAGGAGTTATTCATTGTTTTTCTGAAGACCTAGCTTTTGCAAAAGAAGTAATTAATCTTAATTTTTTGCTTGGTATTGGTGGTACTTTAACGTATCCAAAAAATAATATATTAAGACAAGTATTCACTACTATTAATTTAGAACATATTATTTTAGAAACAGATGCACCTTTTTTACCACCACAAATTATTCGCGGGAAAGAAAATCACCCGAAATATATTTTAACCATTGCCGAATATTTAGCAGAGATTCGCAATGAATCTTTGCTAACAATAGCTACGCAAACAACCGCAAATGCACGTAAGTTATTTAATTTTTAGCTTCATTATGTTACATTGAATATTATGTAATGAAGATAAACATTAGGGGGAGTAGTGTTTACTAGAAAAAAAAGATTATATCTTATTATTTTTCTCGTTAAAGGAACACTACTATTGAATGGACAAGAATCGTGGATATTACCTCATATTAAAAAAAAATATAATGAGATAACTTTTTTAGCATCACATAATGCCTATGCAAGCAAAGATGATGGCTGGCGATATTCACAGCAAAAAATTGATATTGAACAACAATTATCTACTGGCGTACGTGGATTTTTATTAGATATTCATTTTCATAAAAATACTATTGTATTAAGTCATGGTGGCTGCCGAGGTTTTTTCAAACTATTAAAAACTGGTTCATATGATCCTTTGCAAAAAGCATTTAATACTTTATTAGGTTTCCTTGAACAAAATCCACATGAAATTATTACTATTTTTTTGGAAAATTATGTACATAACGATCAACTAAAAAGCGAGATTGAAAAAAATTCCATTTTGCAAAAAATACTTTTAACAAAAAAGGATTGGGATCCTGAAATTAATTCGGAATGGCCTACTCTTGAATGGATGCAAAAGAAAAATAAACGTATTATTATTTTTAATGAAGATAAATCTAAATCAAGAAGTATAACTGATGAAGATCCTTTTTTTTCCGTATGGCATCATATTATTGAATCACAATATGGCACTACTAATTTAAAACAAGTATGTAAAGAGCGCAGAGAATCACAACTTCATGCAAACCGTAACCGCTCATTATATCTTCTCAATTTTTTTGGTACCATTAGCTTGGCAAAAAAAAGCAAAAAAAGAAATTCATACGAAATGCTTAAGCAATTAGTAGACCGTATACATGATCAGACAAAAAAATTACCAAATTGGATAGCATTAGATTTTGTTGATCAAGGTAATGCTATGAAACTAGTTAATGAATTAAATCAACAAAGAATTTAATTAACCTTTCTTTCCCCAAGTAATATAATTCCATATACGCTCATGAATATAATATTGAATTATATTTAATATCGCATCTATGATCACAAGATTCATGGAAACGACAGCTTGATTAGTAATTAAAAAAATCACAAAAAATAAATAAATTGAAGCTAATATTCGCCAAGTAATTGCTTTTGTTATACTACGCTTGAAATCTTCCCAAAAAATAAATCGTAGAAAAGAATGTCTGCCCCAATTAACTTGATTCCATACTCTTTCATGTAAAAAATACATAACAATATTACTCACAATATCAATAATAGAAATTTTTGTAGCCATGATAAATGATTGAGTAAAAAAATAGCTTAAAACCAACAAAGTTACGGTTCCCAATAAACGCCATGATATTGATTTAATAACGCTTCTTAATTGAATCTCTTTCATAATATCCTTGTTAACTATGATTTTTAACTAAATTTCTTTATAATAACTATGAGTAATTTATATAAAATCTCAATACCTTAATGAGTTTTAATTATATGCCATATCCTTTATTATTAGCTTTTATTGTATATTTTGGCACTCTGTTTGCCATTAGTATTATTCATCTTGCAAAAACTAAAACAAGTAGTGATTTTATTATTGGAAATCGCTCAGTAAATTATTGGATTACGGCAATTGCTGCTCATGCCAGTGATATGAGTGCATGGCTTTTTATGGGATTTCCTGCCGCAATATATACCAATGGTTTAACTGGTTCCTGGATTGCCATCGGCCTTATTGGAGGTATGTTTTTTAGTTGGCACTTTATCGCGCATGCATTGCGTATAAAAACTGAAGAATATAACGTTCTTACACTTTCTTCATTTCTTGAAAAACGATTCAGTGATTCTTCAGGATTGCTCAGAATATGTAGCAGCTTACTTACCATTATATTTTTTGCTTTTTATATCGCTGCTGGCCTTACGGGTATGGGCTATGTATTTGAAGCAGTATTCCATATTAATTATTATTCGGGCATGATAATCGGTCTAGCTATTTCACTTTTATATATTATGATTGGTGGATTTATAGCTATTGCATGGAACCATTTTTTCCAAGGAATTTTTTTATTGGTGATGATTATAATTGTTCCTCTTTATGGTTTATATAATCTAGGAAGTATAGCACCAATTTTTGCTAATGCGGGCGCAAAAAATATATCTCTTTCATTAATACCATCATTTTCTCAAGAAACATTTATTTATATACTCAACGGTATTATGTGGGGTGTAGGTTATTTAGGGATGCCACATATTATCGTTAATTTTATGGGCATCAATGATCCTAATTACATAAAACACGCAAAATATCTTGGTATGTCTTGGCAAATTATATCATTACTCTGTGCAATCGGAGTCGGTTTTGTCGGTATTGGCTATTTTATAACGCTCAATAATAATGAGTTAATTTTTGTTGAGCTCGTGCAGCAATTATTTCATCCATTATTTACCGGCTTTATTTTATGTGCCATTTTAGCAGCAACTATGTCTACTATTGATACGCAAATTCTTGTTTCCTCTTCAGCACTCACTGAAGACATATATAAAAAAATATTTCATCACAATGCATCTGAAAAACAATTGCTTTGGGTATCTCGCGTTAGCATTCTTATAATTGCCTTGATAAGTTTTATATTAGCGGCACAAAAAAATGCTACTGTAATGGGATTGGTAAGTTATGCTTGGTCTGGTCTTGCAAGCTCATTTAGCCCAGTAATTACTGCCGCATTATATTCTAAATCAGTTAATAAATGGGGCGTTTTTGCTAGCATGTTAACTGGTGCAATTGTTGCAGGCCTTTGGCCATTAACTCATTCGCCAATTCTTTCTTTAATTCCTGGTACTATTGCAAGCACCATTGCATTATTCGGTATTTCGAAAATCACTAAGTAAATAATATTTACTCAATGCAATTTAAAAGTACGTCGCCAACCTAAATCTAATACTAGATGTGAAAATGCACCTAAGCAAAAGAAAAAAATATCAAAAAAAATAATATTGGCATATTGAGGCAAAAAAAGATAAGCATAGTTTGTTACACAAATAAATATGCCGCATATAAACCATAACGAATGGGTAATGCCTCGATGACGAATTAATAACGGAAACAATGATACAAAACTAACGAGAGCTAATTCATATAACCGTCGTTGCAAAAATAAAACAATGAAAATTATACCAATTAATCGGTAAAAAAAATTTTGTCCTTTGCTTTTGATATCAATATCGGGAAATAAAGAACCTAGTAAAGAAAAAAATAACCATTCGATTGCGGTATTGATGGTTAATGGTAAAACTGATTTGCATACAAATGAAACAATAATAAAGGTAAAAAATCCACCAATAAGATGGCCTTTATAATTTGGCATTAAATAGTATTTTTTAATTCCATAAGTTTTGTACCCGGATAATAAAATGCTAAAATAGAACGATAATTCCAACCTAAATCAATCATGCGACGTGCTCCCCATTGGCAAATACCAACATGATGGCCATAGCCTTTTCCATTAAAATAAATATCCTTTCCTTTTTTTTCAATTGAATAACAAAAACTTTTTACTTTTTCTAATAGACTGTACATTTGTTTACCTGTAAGTTTCAAGCTTGTTGCTTTATCATGAATTACTACTTCTTGTACACTTCCTGCCATATCATTTGCAGAGACCGCTATATGTTTTATTTCTGATAATGGATAACCAGCATTTTTTAGAAGTAATTCAAAATCCTGTAATGAATATTTTAATTGCCATGAATAAATTTTAGAAGGTTGGCAAAAATTGCATTGATACGTACGCGCTAAATAAGGTGCTTTATTAAAATCAATATAACTTAAGTGTGCTGGAATAATACCACCACAACAACAATCAAACATTGCAACAATAGGCTTTTGGTTATAAGTAAGGATCAACCCCCTAGTCTGATTAATTGCTTTTCTTAATTCTTTATTGTTATGAATCCCTTTATAAGTCTGATGAATATTAGTGTTTTTAATGTGATATACTCGATTACTTTTAGCAGCTTCAGCTACTTGGTGAATTAAATAGCTGCGACATGCAATAGCGAATGCTTTATTAACTTCTATAGGCCATCCTGGCCAACTTTCCCATCTGAGCACACAGAAAATATAATCTTCTATATCTAATTGATTAATTAAAAAAAATCGATCATTATTGCGCACAAGCAATACTG includes these proteins:
- a CDS encoding TatD family hydrolase yields the protein MIDTHCHINMMIKKKFDVPIVSSELPHAKIIIEEAQQAQVNYIINVGTSLIESKNCIELAKTFKNLYASIGIHPNDCTAQWLKDFKELKPLLQKKESNKIIAIGECGFDKHYPGYNLQRQRDAFKAQVELALENDLPIIIHTRDAKDETLDALSEFSKDNIKGVIHCFSEDLAFAKEVINLNFLLGIGGTLTYPKNNILRQVFTTINLEHIILETDAPFLPPQIIRGKENHPKYILTIAEYLAEIRNESLLTIATQTTANARKLFNF
- a CDS encoding DUF2061 domain-containing protein, translated to MKEIQLRSVIKSISWRLLGTVTLLVLSYFFTQSFIMATKISIIDIVSNIVMYFLHERVWNQVNWGRHSFLRFIFWEDFKRSITKAITWRILASIYLFFVIFLITNQAVVSMNLVIIDAILNIIQYYIHERIWNYITWGKKG
- a CDS encoding sodium/proline symporter, coding for MSFNYMPYPLLLAFIVYFGTLFAISIIHLAKTKTSSDFIIGNRSVNYWITAIAAHASDMSAWLFMGFPAAIYTNGLTGSWIAIGLIGGMFFSWHFIAHALRIKTEEYNVLTLSSFLEKRFSDSSGLLRICSSLLTIIFFAFYIAAGLTGMGYVFEAVFHINYYSGMIIGLAISLLYIMIGGFIAIAWNHFFQGIFLLVMIIIVPLYGLYNLGSIAPIFANAGAKNISLSLIPSFSQETFIYILNGIMWGVGYLGMPHIIVNFMGINDPNYIKHAKYLGMSWQIISLLCAIGVGFVGIGYFITLNNNELIFVELVQQLFHPLFTGFILCAILAATMSTIDTQILVSSSALTEDIYKKIFHHNASEKQLLWVSRVSILIIALISFILAAQKNATVMGLVSYAWSGLASSFSPVITAALYSKSVNKWGVFASMLTGAIVAGLWPLTHSPILSLIPGTIASTIALFGISKITK
- a CDS encoding metal-dependent hydrolase; translation: MPNYKGHLIGGFFTFIIVSFVCKSVLPLTINTAIEWLFFSLLGSLFPDIDIKSKGQNFFYRLIGIIFIVLFLQRRLYELALVSFVSLFPLLIRHRGITHSLWFICGIFICVTNYAYLFLPQYANIIFFDIFFFCLGAFSHLVLDLGWRRTFKLH
- a CDS encoding SpoIID/LytB domain-containing protein, with product MKLHYKIILIIFASWLHAHDNQFKKKNENQLLCIVFPSILRKNNISFLYAQCSKNDRLFRLVHESLGQQKLKEDIKKLTERIHYNQKPFFTFTVKVLLDEKLLTDKVLWSFKSNVGFVIYPLCQPNRHKYYKQQFLKIHTNKEKLFFDGKQVNSDIIMIKSLNGFFEFNNCSYHGSVLLVRNNDRFFLINQLDIEDYIFCVLRWESWPGWPIEVNKAFAIACRSYLIHQVAEAAKSNRVYHIKNTNIHQTYKGIHNNKELRKAINQTRGLILTYNQKPIVAMFDCCCGGIIPAHLSYIDFNKAPYLARTYQCNFCQPSKIYSWQLKYSLQDFELLLKNAGYPLSEIKHIAVSANDMAGSVQEVVIHDKATSLKLTGKQMYSLLEKVKSFCYSIEKKGKDIYFNGKGYGHHVGICQWGARRMIDLGWNYRSILAFYYPGTKLMELKNTI